The Rattus rattus isolate New Zealand chromosome 1, Rrattus_CSIRO_v1, whole genome shotgun sequence genome includes a region encoding these proteins:
- the Pabpc4 gene encoding polyadenylate-binding protein 4 isoform X1 has product MNAAASSYPMASLYVGDLHSDVTEAMLYEKFSPAGPVLSIRVCRDMITRRSLGYAYVNFQQPADAERALDTMNFDVIKGKPIRIMWSQRDPSLRKSGVGNVFIKNLDKSIDNKALYDTFSAFGNILSCKVVCDENGSKGYAFVHFETQEAADKAIEKMNGMLLNDRKVFVGRFKSRKEREAELGAKAKEFTNVYIKNFGEEVDDENLRELFSQFGKTLSVKVMRDSTGKSKGFGFVSYEKHEDANKAVEEMNGKEMSGKSIFVGRAQKKVERQAELKRKFEQLKQERISRYQGVNLYIKNLDDTIDDEKLRKEFSPFGSITSAKVMLEDGRSKGFGFVCFSSPEEATKAVTEMNGRIVGSKPLYVALAQRKEERKAHLTNQYMQRVAGMRALPANAILNQFQPAAGGYFVPAVPQAQGRPPYYTPNQLAQMRPNPRWQQGGRPQGFQGMPSALRQSGPRPALRHLAPTGNAPASRGLPTTAQRVGSECPDRLAMDFGGAGAAQQGLTDSCQSGGVPTAVPNLAPRATVAAAAPRAVAPYKYASNVRSPHPAIQPLQVRHNRAVNCEGICPISALF; this is encoded by the exons atgaacGCTGCGGCCAGCAGCTACCCCATGGCCTCCTTATACGTGGGCGATCTGCACTCCGATGTCACCGAAGCCATGCTGTATGAAAAGTTCAGCCCTGCGGGGCCTGTGCTGTCCATCCGGGTCTGCCGCGATATGATCACCCGCCGCTCTCTGGGTTATGCCTACGTCAACTTCCAGCAGCCAGCTGACG CTGAGAGAGCCTTGGACACCATGAACTTTGATGTGATTAAGGGGAAGCCAATCCGGATCATGTGGTCTCAGAGGGACCCCTCTTTGAGGAAGTCTGGTGTGGGAAATGTCTTCATCAAGAACCTGGACAAGTCTATAGACAACAAGGCACTGTATGACACTTTCTCTGCCTTCGGAAACATCCTGTCCTGTAAG GTGGTTTGTGATGAGAATGGCTCTAAGGGTTATGCCTTTGTCCACTTCGAGACCCAAGAGGCTGCCGACAAGGCCATCGAGAAGATGAATGGCATGCTCCTCAATGACCGCAAAGT GTTCGTGGGCAGATTCAAGTCTCGCAAAGAGCGGGAAGCCGAGCTTGGAGCCAAGGCCAAGGAATTCACCAATGTTTATATCAAAAACTTTGGAGAAGAGGTGGATGATGAGAATCTGAGGGAGCTATTCAGCCAGTTTG GTAAGACCTTAAGTGTCAAGGTGATGAGAGACTCCACTGGGAAGTCCAAAGGCTTTGGCTTTGTGAGCTATGAGAAACACGAGGATGCCAATAAG GCTGTGGAAgaaatgaatggaaaagaaatgagTGGGAAATCCATATTTGTAGGCCGTGCTCAGAAAAAAGTAGAACGTCAGGCGGAGTTAAAACGGAAATTCGAGCAGCTGAAGCAGGAGAGGATTAGTCGTTACCAG GGAGTGAATCTCTACATTAAGAACTTGGATGACACCATTGACGATGAGAAGTTAAGGAAAGAGTTCTCACCCTTTGGATCAATCACCAGTGCAAAG GTGATGCTAGAAGACGGGAGAAGCAAAGGGTTTGGCTTTGTCTGTTTCTCCTCTCCTGAAGAGGCAACCAAAGCGGTCACGGAGATGAACGGACGCATTGTGGGCTCCAAGCCTCTGTACGTCGCCCTggcccagaggaaggaggagcgGAAGGCTCACCTGACTAACCAGTATATGCAGCGTGTGGCGGGAATGAGAGCGCTCCCTGCCAACGCCATCTTAAATCAGTTCCAGCCTGCAGCTGGTGGCTACTTTGTGCCGGCAGTGCCGCAG GCCCAGGGAAGACCTCCATATTACACGCCTAATCAATTAGCGCAAATGAGGCCTAATCCACGCTGGCAGCAAGGCGGGAGACCTCAAG GCTTCCAAGGAATGCCAAGTGCCCTGCGGCAATCTGGGCCTCGTCCAGCTCTTCGGCATCTGGCTCCAACTGGTAATGCTCCGGCCTCTCGTGGCCTTCCTACTACCGCTCAGAGAGTCG GGTCTGAGTGCCCGGACCGCTTGGCTATGGACTTTGGTGGGGCTGGTGCCGCCCAGCAAGGGCTGACTGACAGCTGCCAGTCTGGAG GCGTCCCTACGGCTGTGCCAAACCTTGCACCTCGCGCtacagttgctgctgctgctcccaggGCTGTGGCTCCATACAAGTATGCCTCCAATGTCCGCAGCCCTCACCCTGCCATTCAGCCGCTGCAGGTGAGGCACAACAGAGCTGTGAACTGCGAAGGGATTTGTCCTATTTCTGCTCTGTTTTAA
- the Pabpc4 gene encoding polyadenylate-binding protein 4 isoform X2: MNAAASSYPMASLYVGDLHSDVTEAMLYEKFSPAGPVLSIRVCRDMITRRSLGYAYVNFQQPADAERALDTMNFDVIKGKPIRIMWSQRDPSLRKSGVGNVFIKNLDKSIDNKALYDTFSAFGNILSCKVVCDENGSKGYAFVHFETQEAADKAIEKMNGMLLNDRKVFVGRFKSRKEREAELGAKAKEFTNVYIKNFGEEVDDENLRELFSQFGKTLSVKVMRDSTGKSKGFGFVSYEKHEDANKAVEEMNGKEMSGKSIFVGRAQKKVERQAELKRKFEQLKQERISRYQGVNLYIKNLDDTIDDEKLRKEFSPFGSITSAKVMLEDGRSKGFGFVCFSSPEEATKAVTEMNGRIVGSKPLYVALAQRKEERKAHLTNQYMQRVAGMRALPANAILNQFQPAAGGYFVPAVPQAQGRPPYYTPNQLAQMRPNPRWQQGGRPQGFQGMPSALRQSGPRPALRHLAPTGNAPASRGLPTTAQRVGVPTAVPNLAPRATVAAAAPRAVAPYKYASNVRSPHPAIQPLQAPQPAVHVQGQEPLTASMLAAAPPQEQKQMLGERLFPLIQTMHSNLAGKITGMLLEIDNSELLHMLESPESLRSKVDEAVAVLQAHHAKKEAAQKESKAK, translated from the exons atgaacGCTGCGGCCAGCAGCTACCCCATGGCCTCCTTATACGTGGGCGATCTGCACTCCGATGTCACCGAAGCCATGCTGTATGAAAAGTTCAGCCCTGCGGGGCCTGTGCTGTCCATCCGGGTCTGCCGCGATATGATCACCCGCCGCTCTCTGGGTTATGCCTACGTCAACTTCCAGCAGCCAGCTGACG CTGAGAGAGCCTTGGACACCATGAACTTTGATGTGATTAAGGGGAAGCCAATCCGGATCATGTGGTCTCAGAGGGACCCCTCTTTGAGGAAGTCTGGTGTGGGAAATGTCTTCATCAAGAACCTGGACAAGTCTATAGACAACAAGGCACTGTATGACACTTTCTCTGCCTTCGGAAACATCCTGTCCTGTAAG GTGGTTTGTGATGAGAATGGCTCTAAGGGTTATGCCTTTGTCCACTTCGAGACCCAAGAGGCTGCCGACAAGGCCATCGAGAAGATGAATGGCATGCTCCTCAATGACCGCAAAGT GTTCGTGGGCAGATTCAAGTCTCGCAAAGAGCGGGAAGCCGAGCTTGGAGCCAAGGCCAAGGAATTCACCAATGTTTATATCAAAAACTTTGGAGAAGAGGTGGATGATGAGAATCTGAGGGAGCTATTCAGCCAGTTTG GTAAGACCTTAAGTGTCAAGGTGATGAGAGACTCCACTGGGAAGTCCAAAGGCTTTGGCTTTGTGAGCTATGAGAAACACGAGGATGCCAATAAG GCTGTGGAAgaaatgaatggaaaagaaatgagTGGGAAATCCATATTTGTAGGCCGTGCTCAGAAAAAAGTAGAACGTCAGGCGGAGTTAAAACGGAAATTCGAGCAGCTGAAGCAGGAGAGGATTAGTCGTTACCAG GGAGTGAATCTCTACATTAAGAACTTGGATGACACCATTGACGATGAGAAGTTAAGGAAAGAGTTCTCACCCTTTGGATCAATCACCAGTGCAAAG GTGATGCTAGAAGACGGGAGAAGCAAAGGGTTTGGCTTTGTCTGTTTCTCCTCTCCTGAAGAGGCAACCAAAGCGGTCACGGAGATGAACGGACGCATTGTGGGCTCCAAGCCTCTGTACGTCGCCCTggcccagaggaaggaggagcgGAAGGCTCACCTGACTAACCAGTATATGCAGCGTGTGGCGGGAATGAGAGCGCTCCCTGCCAACGCCATCTTAAATCAGTTCCAGCCTGCAGCTGGTGGCTACTTTGTGCCGGCAGTGCCGCAG GCCCAGGGAAGACCTCCATATTACACGCCTAATCAATTAGCGCAAATGAGGCCTAATCCACGCTGGCAGCAAGGCGGGAGACCTCAAG GCTTCCAAGGAATGCCAAGTGCCCTGCGGCAATCTGGGCCTCGTCCAGCTCTTCGGCATCTGGCTCCAACTGGTAATGCTCCGGCCTCTCGTGGCCTTCCTACTACCGCTCAGAGAGTCG GCGTCCCTACGGCTGTGCCAAACCTTGCACCTCGCGCtacagttgctgctgctgctcccaggGCTGTGGCTCCATACAAGTATGCCTCCAATGTCCGCAGCCCTCACCCTGCCATTCAGCCGCTGCAG GCCCCTCAGCCTGCAGTCCATGTCCAGGGTCAAGAGCCCCTGACTGCCTCCATGCTGGCTGCAGCGCCTCCCCAGGAGCAGAAGCAGATGCTGG GGGAGCGTTTGTTCCCACTTATTCAAACAATGCATTCAAACCTGGCTGGAAAAATTACAGGGATGCTGCTAGAAATCGACAACTCTGAGCTGCTCCACATGCTGGAGTCCCCCGAGTCCCTCCGTTCCAAG GTGGATGAAGCTGTGGCAGTCCTGCAGGCTCATCATGCCAAGAAAGAAGCTGCCCAGAAG GAGTCAAAAGCCAAATAA